The Methanoculleus marisnigri JR1 genome window below encodes:
- a CDS encoding DUF1786 domain-containing protein, which yields MIDLKTPLLAIDVGRGTQDILVYEPGRAVENSIKLVLPSPTVVAAAKIREATRAGRPVFLDGYLMGGGANTGAIRKHLAADLPVYATPKAALTLHDDPERVRALGVEIRTAPPGDAAVVRTTDYMEPELRQALSLFGVDYPQNVAIAVQDHGYSPHRSNRIHRFELMRERLDAGDWDLLSLASDPPIADMTRMQAVLSQAPGAFVTDTGPAALIGALCDPQVRRMAKTGVTLVNAGNGHTLCFTLKGREIHGLFEHHTGALDPAKLQDYIRRLADGTLTTEEVFDDGGHGAAIRKPLATGAVAVTGPNRLRLLPEAYQAAPFGDMMLSGCFGLAYLWKRFREPTL from the coding sequence ATGATCGATCTCAAAACCCCGCTCCTTGCCATCGATGTCGGCAGGGGCACCCAGGACATCCTGGTCTACGAGCCCGGCCGGGCGGTCGAGAACAGCATCAAACTGGTCCTCCCCTCCCCGACCGTGGTGGCGGCGGCGAAGATCCGGGAGGCGACCCGGGCGGGGCGCCCGGTCTTCCTGGACGGGTACCTGATGGGCGGCGGCGCGAACACCGGCGCGATACGGAAGCACCTGGCGGCAGATCTCCCGGTCTACGCCACGCCCAAGGCCGCTCTGACCCTCCACGACGACCCGGAACGGGTGCGGGCGCTTGGAGTTGAGATCCGCACTGCCCCTCCGGGAGACGCGGCGGTCGTCCGCACCACCGACTATATGGAACCGGAACTCAGGCAGGCGCTCTCCCTCTTCGGCGTGGACTACCCACAGAACGTGGCGATAGCGGTCCAGGATCACGGCTACTCCCCGCACCGGAGCAACCGCATCCACCGGTTCGAACTGATGCGGGAGCGACTGGACGCCGGGGATTGGGACCTCCTCTCGCTCGCGAGCGACCCCCCAATCGCCGATATGACCCGGATGCAGGCTGTCCTGAGCCAGGCACCGGGAGCGTTCGTCACCGACACCGGGCCGGCCGCCCTCATCGGGGCGCTCTGCGACCCGCAGGTTCGGCGCATGGCAAAGACCGGGGTGACCCTCGTCAACGCCGGGAACGGGCACACCCTCTGCTTCACCCTGAAAGGACGGGAGATCCACGGCCTCTTCGAGCACCACACCGGCGCGCTCGATCCTGCGAAACTGCAGGACTACATCAGGCGGCTCGCCGACGGCACCCTGACCACGGAGGAAGTCTTCGACGACGGCGGTCACGGGGCGGCGATCAGAAAGCCCCTCGCCACGGGTGCCGTGGCGGTCACCGGCCCGAACCGGCTCAGGCTGCTGCCGGAGGCCTACCAGGCGGCGCCCTTCGGGGACATGATGCTCTCGGGGTGCTTCGGGCTCGCGTATCTCTGGAAGAGGTTCAGAGAACCGACGCTCTGA
- the nrdD gene encoding anaerobic ribonucleoside-triphosphate reductase: MRLTRKSTQATLFGEFVPTFPKVRTSRGYLLDWNRNRIVKQILEESRLVEVFYGYEGADEETAKDIARRVERKIQMLGLQSLSGPLIREIVNMTLLERGLVPYRNVCTRVGTPVFDAHLIDVGRGFEAHDNANLQENAETSHKKKADKISKEQYLLQLPPDLADHHLRGDLHIHDLEYFGTRPFCQDWDLRYFLYYGLMPDGNGTKASVAGPAKRAEVAVLHAVKALGSAQTNFAGGQGYYNFLTFMAPFFEGMDYEEIKQLMQMFVYEMTQMMVARGGQVVFSSVQLSPGVPTLWKDKPCVYRGKVWNGEQAPLRTYNEFEREVRLLFKALMEVMLEGDYWGKPFSFPKPEISIEPDFLNEDEEFNREHPDLPTYQDLYLMTFELASKYGTPYYDNQIPPYRGAGEGISCYQCCAYQFSSLADEDDEFEDKLYFREGKHFSMGSWMVMSINCPRAAYKAEGDQERLFAELKALMDTAVELFRIKRRWMSHIRTNGRMPFAMQRPKDPNTGERGAVAVDLEGLVYTIGVVGVNEMVQHFTGHQLHESRDAFRLAVRAMTELEMYARELSQKHNMTIALARTPAETTGQRFAVADLLDERFRDHAIRVVKGDADAALDTLGTTLDLPIYYTNGTHIAPGAPVPLTKRIEIEHIFFPIVDGGNIFHVWLGEARPDPRGLMEMAMNLCRTTQIGYFAFTRDLTVSLKEYRELKPARPDTGKTAGTSPAADRAGA; encoded by the coding sequence ATGAGGTTGACCCGCAAGTCGACACAAGCGACTCTATTCGGGGAGTTCGTCCCGACGTTCCCAAAGGTCCGGACCTCCCGCGGCTACCTCCTCGACTGGAACCGGAACCGGATCGTCAAACAGATCCTGGAGGAGAGCCGGCTTGTCGAGGTCTTCTACGGCTACGAGGGGGCCGACGAGGAGACGGCGAAGGATATCGCCCGGCGGGTCGAGAGGAAGATCCAGATGCTGGGCCTCCAGTCGCTCTCCGGCCCCCTCATCCGCGAGATCGTCAACATGACGCTCCTCGAGCGCGGCCTCGTCCCCTACCGCAACGTCTGCACCCGGGTGGGAACCCCGGTCTTCGACGCGCACCTCATCGATGTGGGACGGGGATTCGAGGCGCACGACAACGCCAACCTCCAGGAGAACGCCGAGACATCCCACAAGAAGAAGGCGGACAAGATCAGCAAGGAGCAGTACCTCCTGCAGCTCCCCCCGGACCTTGCGGACCACCACCTCCGCGGCGATCTCCACATCCACGACCTGGAGTACTTCGGGACCCGCCCGTTTTGCCAGGATTGGGACCTGCGCTACTTCCTCTACTACGGCCTGATGCCTGATGGGAACGGGACGAAGGCCTCGGTCGCCGGCCCCGCGAAGAGGGCCGAGGTGGCGGTCCTCCACGCGGTCAAGGCGCTCGGCTCCGCCCAGACGAACTTCGCCGGCGGCCAGGGCTACTACAACTTCCTCACGTTCATGGCGCCCTTCTTCGAGGGGATGGACTACGAGGAGATCAAGCAGCTGATGCAGATGTTCGTCTACGAGATGACCCAGATGATGGTCGCCCGCGGCGGCCAGGTGGTCTTCTCGTCGGTCCAGCTCTCCCCGGGCGTCCCCACCCTCTGGAAGGACAAGCCCTGCGTCTACCGCGGCAAGGTCTGGAACGGAGAACAGGCACCGCTCCGGACCTACAACGAGTTCGAACGGGAGGTCCGGCTCCTCTTCAAGGCGCTGATGGAGGTGATGCTCGAGGGGGACTACTGGGGCAAGCCCTTCTCCTTCCCGAAACCCGAGATCAGCATCGAGCCCGACTTCCTTAACGAGGACGAGGAGTTCAACCGCGAGCACCCCGACCTCCCGACCTACCAGGACCTCTACCTGATGACGTTCGAACTCGCGTCCAAATACGGCACCCCCTACTACGACAATCAGATCCCTCCCTACCGGGGCGCCGGCGAGGGGATCTCGTGCTATCAATGCTGTGCCTACCAGTTCTCCTCCCTCGCCGACGAGGACGACGAGTTCGAGGACAAACTCTACTTCCGGGAAGGGAAGCACTTCTCGATGGGGTCATGGATGGTGATGTCCATCAACTGCCCACGGGCGGCGTACAAGGCGGAGGGCGACCAGGAACGGCTCTTTGCCGAACTGAAGGCGCTCATGGATACCGCCGTCGAACTCTTCCGGATCAAGCGCCGCTGGATGTCTCACATCCGGACAAACGGCCGGATGCCGTTTGCGATGCAGCGCCCGAAGGACCCGAACACCGGCGAACGCGGCGCGGTTGCCGTGGATCTCGAGGGGCTCGTCTACACCATCGGCGTGGTCGGCGTCAACGAGATGGTGCAGCACTTCACCGGTCACCAGCTCCATGAGTCGCGCGACGCGTTCCGTCTCGCCGTCCGGGCAATGACCGAACTCGAGATGTACGCCCGTGAACTCTCGCAGAAGCACAACATGACGATCGCCCTCGCCCGCACCCCGGCAGAGACAACCGGGCAGCGGTTTGCCGTCGCGGACCTCCTCGACGAGCGGTTCCGCGACCACGCCATCCGGGTCGTCAAGGGCGACGCCGATGCGGCGCTCGATACGCTCGGCACGACGCTCGACCTCCCCATCTACTACACCAACGGGACGCATATCGCCCCGGGAGCCCCCGTTCCGCTCACGAAACGGATCGAGATCGAGCACATCTTCTTCCCCATCGTGGACGGCGGAAACATCTTCCACGTATGGCTCGGGGAGGCGCGCCCCGACCCCCGCGGACTGATGGAGATGGCGATGAACCTCTGCCGGACGACGCAGATCGGCTACTTCGCCTTCACCCGGGATCTCACGGTTTCCCTGAAGGAGTACCGGGAACTAAAACCGGCGCGCCCCGACACGGGGAAGACGGCCGGCACCTCTCCGGCGGCAGACCGGGCAGGTGCCTGA